A single region of the Thermoanaerobacterium sp. PSU-2 genome encodes:
- a CDS encoding peptidoglycan DD-metalloendopeptidase family protein — translation MKRKMTIFLIIIFIFAFAFNYGYSSNLTDNKKRLEDLSIQKQQTQRKLSENYQKQQSVKKELLDIDKQLSETQKELIENQRKLYSIEQKISDTQKELDIAQKRYDSRKSLYKERIRAIYMSGDAGYIEVLLDSKNFIDFISRLDNIKKLMAFDIRFLNEMKNTKNLIAKKEEVLKEEKNNLQYVTAQVQERKKRIQVAMVSRSGVLRDLERQQKKYEEDLEDLETVSKQVMDIIRSQTGSTNTNNSNVKYTDGKLVWPVPGYYSISSPFGYRIHPVYKTKKLHTGIDIPAPYGTIGVAAGDGTVIYAGWISGYGNSVIIDHGGGISTLYAHNSSILVSKGKNVKKGEPVVKLGSTGLVTGVNLHFEVRINGTPVDPEPYVR, via the coding sequence ATGAAACGTAAGATGACTATTTTTCTAATTATCATTTTTATTTTTGCATTTGCTTTTAATTATGGATATTCATCTAATTTAACTGATAATAAAAAGAGACTTGAAGACTTAAGCATTCAAAAACAACAAACTCAAAGAAAATTAAGTGAAAATTATCAAAAACAGCAATCTGTAAAAAAAGAACTATTAGACATCGATAAACAGCTATCAGAAACTCAAAAAGAATTGATTGAAAATCAGAGGAAATTATACTCAATTGAGCAAAAAATAAGTGATACACAGAAAGAACTAGATATAGCTCAAAAAAGATATGATTCTCGTAAGAGTTTGTATAAAGAGAGGATAAGAGCAATATATATGAGTGGTGATGCAGGATATATTGAAGTTTTATTGGATTCAAAAAATTTTATCGATTTTATATCAAGACTTGATAATATAAAAAAATTAATGGCTTTTGATATAAGATTTTTAAATGAAATGAAAAACACTAAAAATTTAATAGCGAAAAAAGAAGAAGTCTTAAAAGAAGAGAAAAATAATTTGCAATATGTTACAGCTCAAGTGCAAGAGAGAAAGAAAAGGATACAAGTAGCCATGGTATCAAGAAGTGGTGTCTTGAGAGACCTTGAAAGACAACAAAAAAAATATGAGGAAGATCTTGAAGATCTAGAAACCGTATCAAAACAGGTAATGGATATCATAAGATCTCAAACCGGTTCGACAAACACAAATAATAGCAATGTAAAATATACCGATGGAAAGTTGGTATGGCCTGTACCAGGATATTACAGTATAAGTTCACCATTTGGATATAGAATACATCCTGTTTACAAGACAAAGAAGTTACATACAGGTATAGATATACCTGCACCATATGGAACAATTGGTGTTGCAGCCGGTGATGGGACAGTCATATATGCCGGATGGATATCAGGTTATGGAAATTCTGTGATAATCGATCACGGTGGAGGTATATCTACATTGTATGCACATAATTCCTCTATATTAGTTTCAAAAGGTAAAAATGTAAAAAAAGGTGAACCTGTTGTAAAACTTGGGAGTACTGGACTTGTTACAGGTGTTAACCTTCATTTTGAAGTGAGAATAAATGGTACACCAGTTGATCCAGAACCATATGTAAGATAA
- a CDS encoding DUF2933 domain-containing protein — protein MKFLTTILPFLFLLLCPLMHLFMMKGMHSHNHSHEQDKGNRQIEKPEDDATE, from the coding sequence ATGAAGTTTTTAACAACTATTTTACCGTTTTTGTTTCTACTGTTGTGCCCATTAATGCATTTATTTATGATGAAAGGTATGCATAGTCATAATCACAGCCATGAACAAGATAAAGGCAATAGGCAAATCGAAAAACCTGAGGATGACGCAACAGAATAG
- the lgt gene encoding prolipoprotein diacylglyceryl transferase, producing the protein MTVPLFNIGGFTIYLFGIMIAIGVGTGYILALKEAKRKGLDVDKVSEFLVYLIIVGIIGGRLGFVLTYRPYFFLTHPLEILKIHDGGMAIHGSLVAGILFSIWYVRKYKLNFWKIADLAAPGLAIGQAIGRIGCDIFGYAMARPWPWGIKVNGQLLHPVQVYEFLLDYIMFFVLWRKRDKIKYNGQLFIIYVIFFNINRSIVEFFRAGNPMILPPFTIAHLASAIFIAAALIAAHYIKKYNTIEKDEMPVQSKKGFIDIVVVVLLMAISTVFFYYIH; encoded by the coding sequence ATGACAGTACCTTTGTTTAATATTGGCGGTTTCACTATATATCTATTTGGAATAATGATAGCGATAGGTGTTGGCACAGGGTATATTTTGGCATTAAAAGAAGCCAAAAGAAAAGGCCTTGATGTTGACAAAGTTTCAGAATTTCTCGTGTACCTTATAATAGTTGGTATAATAGGGGGAAGGCTCGGATTCGTTTTGACATATCGACCATATTTTTTCCTGACACATCCACTTGAAATACTAAAAATACATGATGGTGGGATGGCTATTCACGGTAGTTTAGTTGCCGGGATTTTATTTAGTATATGGTATGTTAGAAAATATAAATTAAATTTCTGGAAAATTGCAGATTTAGCGGCGCCAGGGCTTGCTATAGGACAAGCAATCGGAAGAATAGGATGCGACATATTTGGGTATGCAATGGCACGTCCATGGCCATGGGGAATAAAAGTAAATGGACAATTATTGCATCCTGTACAAGTTTATGAGTTTTTACTTGACTATATTATGTTTTTCGTGCTTTGGAGAAAAAGGGACAAAATAAAATACAATGGACAATTATTTATCATATATGTTATTTTCTTCAATATAAATAGATCTATTGTAGAATTTTTTAGAGCCGGAAATCCTATGATTTTACCACCATTTACAATCGCTCATCTTGCTAGTGCTATATTTATTGCTGCAGCTTTGATAGCGGCACATTATATTAAAAAATACAATACTATTGAGAAAGATGAGATGCCGGTACAAAGTAAAAAAGGTTTTATAGATATTGTGGTGGTAGTTTTGTTAATGGCAATATCGACGGTTTTCTTTTACTATATCCATTAA